The sequence below is a genomic window from bacterium.
CTTTCAGCGTGAGCTACAAGAGCAAGCCGGATGAGGTCCGGGAAGTCGCCGGCGCAACGGCGCTCCAGCACGAGCTGGTGCTGGCCGAACCGCCGCCCTTCGTTGCGTTTCTGGGCTACGGCGAATCCAGCATCGACTTCAACCTCTCGGTGAGCGTGGATCAGCCGGACCGTTCCGGCCGGGTGCGGAGCGATCTCTACTACATGCTGTGGGACGCCTTTGCCGCGCACGGCATCGAGATCCCCTTCCCGCAGCGCGACCTCAATCTGGGCGATGGGTGGGAGAAGCTGGCGGGCATCGTGCCTCACAGCAAGGA
It includes:
- a CDS encoding mechanosensitive ion channel, with product FSVSYKSKPDEVREVAGATALQHELVLAEPPPFVAFLGYGESSIDFNLSVSVDQPDRSGRVRSDLYYMLWDAFAAHGIEIPFPQRDLNLGDGWEKLAGIVPHSKEA